A genomic stretch from Longimicrobium sp. includes:
- a CDS encoding M48 family metallopeptidase: protein MPRTRTLAHVAALLAPLALASCAGSIGVEEEAQLGAQYAAEIRGQVRLIQDPVAVEALNRMGQGLASRADSTGRRYTFYLVDSPEVNAFAIPGGHVFVNRGLIEHADLVSEMAGVLGHEIAHVTERHGLEQLEKQQRANILVRLVYWVLDREPGMVEQVVIQGGGAAVFAKYGRDAEREADERAVVTLANAGYDPDGIATFFEELLREQREQPTSFDQWFASHPTSTERVRNTRAIIGTLGPLDRDRMIRDTPEYQRFRARVQALPSRAPAARRGG, encoded by the coding sequence ATGCCACGCACCCGCACCCTCGCACACGTAGCCGCGCTCCTCGCCCCCCTGGCCCTGGCCTCGTGCGCGGGGAGCATCGGAGTCGAAGAGGAGGCGCAGCTCGGCGCGCAGTACGCGGCGGAGATCCGCGGGCAGGTGAGGCTCATCCAGGACCCGGTCGCGGTGGAGGCGCTCAACCGCATGGGGCAGGGGTTGGCCTCGCGCGCGGACTCCACCGGGCGGCGCTACACCTTTTACCTGGTCGACTCGCCCGAGGTGAACGCCTTCGCCATCCCCGGCGGCCACGTGTTCGTGAACCGCGGCCTCATCGAGCACGCGGACCTGGTGTCGGAGATGGCGGGGGTGCTTGGGCACGAGATCGCGCACGTGACCGAGCGGCACGGGCTGGAGCAGCTGGAGAAGCAGCAGCGCGCCAACATCCTGGTGCGGCTGGTCTACTGGGTGCTGGACCGGGAGCCGGGGATGGTGGAGCAGGTGGTGATCCAGGGGGGCGGCGCGGCGGTCTTCGCCAAGTACGGCCGCGACGCCGAGCGCGAGGCGGACGAGCGCGCCGTGGTGACGCTGGCCAACGCCGGCTACGATCCGGACGGGATCGCCACCTTTTTCGAGGAGCTGCTGCGCGAGCAGCGGGAGCAGCCGACCTCGTTCGACCAGTGGTTCGCGTCGCACCCCACAAGCACGGAGCGGGTGCGCAACACCCGCGCGATAATCGGGACGCTGGGGCCGCTGGATCGCGACCGGATGATCCGCGACACGCCGGAGTACCAGCGTTTCCGCGCCCGCGTGCAGGCCCTGCCGAGCCGTGCACCAGCCGCGCGACGCGGGGGATGA